One window of the Pyrinomonadaceae bacterium genome contains the following:
- a CDS encoding P1 family peptidase translates to MRIIIAILIASILSASIAGQTRPRGRDLGIPFPGRTGANNAITDVPGIAVGHVTLIEGEGKLIPGKGPIRTGVTAILPRPKGNWDPVFAATFNLNGNGDMTGVNWIKESGFLEGPILLTGTHSVGTVRDAAIQWQVKNGREFLFTYPVVAETFDFLNDANGEHVKPQHAWQALDAATPGRVKEGAVGGGTGMGCNGFKGGIGTSSRVLSKEEGGFTIGVLVQCNYGGDLRILGVPIRQEITDLRTCTTLPQPLTRPWTRRIPACSSAAASKNDSGEQQHEGRGSIIVIVATDAPLLPHQLERIARRVGMGLGRLGSLAGNSSGDLFLAFSTANPGAAEATGLPTLKMLPNDRIDPLFGATIDATEEAVVNAMLGAQTMTGADGIRVFGLPGDRVVTALKKYNRMK, encoded by the coding sequence ATGCGCATCATAATCGCGATCCTGATTGCCTCCATCTTGTCAGCATCTATTGCCGGACAGACACGCCCGCGCGGGCGTGACCTCGGGATTCCATTTCCCGGGCGCACAGGTGCAAACAACGCCATCACCGATGTCCCCGGCATCGCTGTCGGTCACGTCACGCTTATCGAGGGAGAAGGCAAACTGATTCCTGGCAAAGGCCCGATCCGCACCGGCGTTACGGCTATTCTTCCCAGACCGAAGGGGAATTGGGATCCAGTCTTCGCCGCAACCTTCAACCTGAACGGGAACGGCGACATGACTGGCGTCAATTGGATCAAAGAATCGGGATTTCTCGAAGGCCCGATTCTCCTGACGGGCACGCACAGTGTGGGCACTGTGCGCGATGCAGCCATTCAGTGGCAAGTGAAGAACGGCCGCGAGTTCTTGTTTACCTATCCGGTCGTCGCCGAGACGTTTGATTTTCTTAACGACGCGAATGGCGAACATGTTAAACCGCAGCACGCGTGGCAAGCGCTCGATGCCGCCACGCCCGGGCGGGTCAAAGAGGGCGCGGTCGGCGGGGGCACAGGCATGGGCTGCAATGGGTTCAAGGGCGGCATCGGCACATCGTCACGCGTGCTCTCAAAGGAAGAAGGTGGATTCACCATCGGCGTGCTCGTTCAATGTAACTACGGTGGTGATCTAAGAATCCTCGGCGTTCCAATTCGCCAGGAAATTACCGACCTGCGAACCTGCACGACGCTTCCTCAACCGTTGACCCGTCCATGGACGCGTCGAATTCCGGCGTGCTCATCAGCCGCAGCGTCGAAGAACGACAGTGGTGAACAACAACACGAAGGCCGAGGCTCAATCATCGTGATTGTCGCTACCGATGCCCCCTTGCTTCCTCATCAACTTGAACGCATCGCGCGCAGGGTGGGAATGGGACTCGGCCGGCTCGGTAGTCTGGCTGGAAACTCTTCCGGAGATTTGTTCCTGGCCTTCTCAACCGCGAACCCTGGCGCGGCGGAGGCCACAGGCCTGCCAACCCTGAAGATGTTGCCGAATGATCGCATCGATCCACTATTCGGAGCGACGATCGACGCCACTGAAGAGGCCGTTGTCAATGCCATGCTCGGAGCTCAGACTATGACGGGCGCCGACGGCATTCGCGTTTTCGGTTTACCTGGAGATCGCGTAGTGACCGCATTAAAGAAATATAACCGGATGAAGTAA
- a CDS encoding class I SAM-dependent methyltransferase — protein MTIQDAYTDWSATYDSDRNLTRDLDQHVARQELARFHCRSILEVGCGTGKNTPLLASIGEHVHALDFSAGMIEKARAKVTSPNVTFEIADITQRWPAKDQSFDLIVCNLVLEHIEDLNFIFAEASRVLVEDGRFFICELHPFRQYLGTQARFQRADDTQHITAFTHHVTDFTNAALANGLMVKEMREWWHDEDEGKAPRLISFLFENHVPQLNC, from the coding sequence ATGACAATTCAGGATGCTTACACGGACTGGTCCGCGACTTACGATTCAGATCGAAACCTGACGCGCGATTTGGATCAGCACGTCGCGCGCCAGGAACTTGCTCGCTTCCACTGTCGATCAATTCTTGAGGTTGGCTGCGGCACGGGAAAGAACACGCCGCTGCTCGCCTCGATTGGCGAACATGTGCATGCGCTGGATTTTTCGGCGGGCATGATCGAGAAAGCGAGAGCGAAAGTAACATCGCCGAATGTCACTTTCGAAATTGCCGACATTACACAGCGGTGGCCTGCTAAAGATCAATCATTCGATCTGATCGTCTGCAATCTCGTCCTCGAACACATCGAAGACCTCAATTTTATTTTTGCTGAAGCGTCGCGCGTGCTGGTCGAAGACGGAAGGTTTTTTATCTGTGAGCTTCACCCGTTTCGACAATACCTGGGGACACAGGCGCGCTTTCAACGTGCGGATGACACGCAGCACATCACCGCTTTCACGCATCACGTAACGGACTTCACGAACGCCGCCCTGGCAAACGGTTTAATGGTTAAGGAAATGAGAGAGTGGTGGCACGACGAAGACGAAGGCAAGGCACCCCGCCTGATCTCGTTTCTATTTGAGAATCACGTACCACAATTGAATTGTTAG
- a CDS encoding rhodanese-like domain-containing protein: MRAFILVMAIGLLAVLVACNSQEGNRGSGNTAQKTQTPRAPQPAQNSVENARRITAQELHNLWEKDEVLIVDTRSEETFKQGHIRGSILIPYNEFSARADGLPKSKMIVTYCT, translated from the coding sequence ATGCGTGCTTTTATTTTGGTGATGGCGATTGGTCTGCTGGCAGTACTCGTCGCGTGTAATTCTCAGGAAGGGAACCGCGGGTCTGGAAACACCGCACAAAAAACGCAGACCCCAAGGGCTCCACAGCCGGCTCAGAATTCGGTTGAAAATGCGCGCCGTATCACGGCCCAGGAACTGCACAATCTTTGGGAGAAGGACGAGGTGCTGATCGTCGATACGCGCAGCGAAGAAACCTTCAAGCAGGGCCACATCAGAGGCTCAATCCTGATTCCTTACAATGAGTTTTCGGCACGGGCGGATGGATTGCCGAAGAGCAAGATGATTGTCACGTACTGTACTTGA
- a CDS encoding arylamine N-acetyltransferase, whose product MAKLDAAAYLRRIKYDGPLEPSAETLRQLHLAHLLSVPFENLSIHGNQPIVLSDDALFEKIVRRQRGGFCYELNGLFAALLRALGFKVTMLSAEVANNEGEFGEPFDHMTLLVTLEERWLADVGFGDSFREPLRLDAREPQIQGDDAFKIEETETHLIMSRRRAEGDWQPQYRFTLEPYGFADYDEMCRYHQTSPQSHFTQKRICSLATIDGRLTLSDLRLITTRGREREELDVADEPQYADVLREKFGITLEI is encoded by the coding sequence ATGGCTAAGTTGGACGCGGCGGCCTATCTTCGGCGAATTAAATACGACGGCCCGCTTGAGCCTTCGGCTGAGACCCTCCGGCAACTGCATCTCGCGCACTTGCTGTCCGTTCCCTTCGAGAACCTGAGCATTCACGGCAACCAGCCGATCGTCCTGAGCGACGACGCGCTGTTTGAAAAGATTGTGCGCCGGCAGCGCGGCGGTTTCTGTTACGAGTTGAACGGGTTGTTTGCGGCCTTGCTGCGCGCGCTCGGATTTAAAGTGACGATGCTGTCGGCTGAGGTCGCTAACAACGAAGGGGAGTTTGGTGAACCCTTCGATCACATGACGCTGCTGGTAACGCTCGAGGAGCGTTGGCTCGCGGACGTAGGATTCGGCGATTCATTTCGCGAGCCTTTGCGCCTTGACGCGCGCGAACCACAAATCCAGGGTGACGACGCTTTCAAAATCGAAGAGACCGAAACTCATTTGATCATGTCGCGGCGCCGGGCGGAGGGTGACTGGCAACCGCAATATCGGTTTACCCTGGAGCCATACGGATTCGCGGACTACGACGAAATGTGTCGTTATCATCAAACGTCGCCGCAATCGCATTTCACGCAAAAGCGCATCTGTTCTCTGGCCACGATCGACGGTCGATTGACGCTGAGCGATTTGCGTTTGATCACCACGCGTGGCCGGGAGCGAGAGGAACTTGATGTCGCCGACGAACCGCAGTATGCCGATGTGCTGCGAGAGAAGTTCGGCATTACCCTCGAAATCTGA
- a CDS encoding histidine kinase dimerization/phospho-acceptor domain-containing protein, producing MDLTEEAVGKRDDGIMNGDLDIPHNRVRLNGALLAQDDLGPEYVRNVTHELRTPLNAIIGLCQCLERDREAPLTEAQRDTVARVDRNAHALLESINQLLERLRKEKQH from the coding sequence TTGGATCTGACTGAAGAAGCGGTCGGAAAGCGGGACGACGGGATCATGAACGGCGATTTGGACATACCTCACAACCGCGTGCGCCTCAACGGAGCATTGCTGGCCCAGGACGACTTGGGACCCGAGTACGTCAGAAATGTGACGCACGAGCTTCGCACGCCTCTGAATGCAATTATCGGCTTGTGTCAGTGTCTTGAGCGCGACCGCGAAGCGCCGCTGACCGAAGCCCAACGCGACACCGTCGCGCGCGTGGATCGTAACGCGCACGCACTGCTAGAGAGCATCAACCAACTTCTCGAGCGGCTGCGCAAAGAAAAGCAGCACTAA
- the selB gene encoding selenocysteine-specific translation elongation factor yields MKSIIVGTAGHIDHGKTALVRALTGIDADRLPEEKQRGITIDIGFADLDLGDVRVGFVDVPGHERFVKNMLAGAHGIDLVALVIAADESVMPQTREHFEICRLLDVRSGLIVLTKKDLVDEEMLGLVREEVSEMVAGSFLEGAPIVAISSRTGEGLDELKSTLREVAQQVPKRSDSLITRLPIDRAFTMSGFGAVVTGTLISGEIEEGSEMELLPQARRVRVRGLQVHGTKVKRAEAGQRTAVNLGGVETSELERGMVLTPVNRLQPTQIVDVHVQMLADAPRALRSRQRVRVHLGAAEILARVRVLSSPSPQGERGLGGEVAGDVNPTLSPSPLAAREVHPINPGESGFAQLRFETPVVGVLGDRFVIRSYSPQRTIGGGIILDAFATRHRARDFATVRERLTNLVDGTAEQKLAAFVANAEDSGMSRGDLVTRTAWRDEVVQNAIARARAAGSVSEIGGQLLSPTVLEQFKRNVVKDVAAHHQAEPLSRGLALEVLRGRRFAHVPVELFRAVLAEVEQAGAVVVEKDVVRKPEHTRAVSGADAALRDRLEAVYREAALAAPSMTEAFTRAGINAGTQQHGRKVLQVLIDAGSLVRVDGEMFFHRDALENLKAKLRAHAAKEKSIDVPTFKELAGISRKYAIPLLEYFDRERVTRREGDRRVIL; encoded by the coding sequence ATGAAGTCAATCATCGTCGGCACGGCAGGTCACATCGATCACGGCAAGACGGCGCTGGTGCGCGCGCTGACGGGCATCGATGCGGACCGTCTGCCGGAGGAAAAACAGCGCGGCATCACGATCGACATCGGATTCGCCGATCTCGATCTGGGCGATGTGCGCGTTGGTTTCGTCGATGTGCCCGGTCATGAGCGCTTCGTCAAGAACATGCTGGCCGGCGCCCACGGCATTGACCTCGTCGCGCTGGTGATCGCGGCTGACGAAAGCGTGATGCCGCAGACGCGCGAGCACTTTGAAATCTGCCGGCTGCTCGATGTGCGAAGTGGCCTCATCGTGCTAACCAAGAAAGATCTCGTCGATGAAGAAATGCTGGGCTTGGTGCGAGAAGAAGTCAGCGAAATGGTGGCCGGATCGTTTCTTGAGGGCGCGCCGATCGTGGCCATTAGCTCGCGCACGGGGGAAGGGCTGGACGAGTTGAAGAGTACTTTGCGCGAAGTGGCTCAGCAGGTTCCGAAGCGCTCAGACAGTCTAATCACGCGGCTGCCAATCGATCGCGCGTTTACTATGAGCGGATTCGGGGCCGTAGTCACGGGCACTTTGATTTCAGGCGAGATTGAAGAGGGAAGCGAAATGGAGCTTCTGCCCCAGGCCAGGCGCGTGCGTGTGCGCGGCTTGCAGGTGCACGGGACGAAGGTGAAACGAGCGGAGGCGGGTCAGCGGACCGCGGTGAACCTCGGCGGTGTGGAAACCTCTGAGTTAGAGCGCGGCATGGTTTTGACGCCGGTTAACCGGCTTCAGCCCACACAGATCGTCGATGTGCACGTGCAGATGCTTGCAGATGCGCCGCGCGCCTTGCGCTCGCGTCAGCGTGTGCGGGTTCATCTCGGCGCCGCGGAGATTCTGGCACGTGTGCGGGTGCTAAGTTCCCCCTCTCCGCAAGGGGAGAGGGGGTTAGGGGGAGAGGTTGCCGGCGACGTTAACCCCACCCTCAGTCCCTCCCCGCTTGCGGCGAGGGAGGTCCATCCAATCAATCCAGGGGAAAGTGGGTTCGCGCAACTGCGTTTCGAAACGCCGGTTGTTGGTGTGCTCGGCGACCGGTTTGTCATCCGGTCGTATTCACCGCAAAGAACCATCGGAGGCGGCATCATTCTCGACGCCTTTGCCACTCGTCATCGCGCGCGCGACTTCGCCACCGTGCGAGAACGGCTGACGAACCTCGTCGACGGGACGGCGGAACAGAAGCTGGCCGCGTTTGTCGCGAACGCTGAGGACAGTGGTATGAGCCGAGGCGATCTGGTGACGCGAACTGCATGGAGAGATGAGGTGGTTCAGAACGCGATTGCCCGGGCGCGCGCTGCCGGTTCCGTTTCAGAAATCGGCGGACAGTTGTTGAGCCCAACCGTCCTTGAACAATTTAAGCGAAACGTGGTCAAAGATGTCGCGGCGCATCATCAGGCTGAACCCTTGTCGCGCGGACTCGCGCTGGAAGTTCTGCGCGGGCGCCGCTTTGCGCACGTACCCGTGGAGTTGTTTCGGGCGGTGTTAGCCGAAGTCGAGCAAGCCGGAGCGGTCGTGGTTGAGAAAGACGTGGTGCGCAAGCCGGAACATACGCGCGCGGTTTCCGGAGCGGACGCGGCCTTGCGCGATCGGCTTGAGGCAGTTTATCGCGAGGCCGCTTTGGCTGCCCCAAGCATGACTGAAGCGTTTACTCGCGCGGGCATCAACGCCGGTACGCAGCAACACGGGCGCAAAGTCCTCCAGGTGTTGATTGACGCAGGCAGCCTGGTGCGCGTTGACGGTGAGATGTTCTTTCATCGCGACGCGCTCGAGAATTTGAAAGCAAAGCTGCGCGCGCACGCTGCGAAAGAGAAGTCGATCGACGTGCCAACCTTCAAAGAACTGGCAGGCATTTCGCGGAAGTACGCGATTCCGCTGCTCGAATACTTCGATCGTGAGCGGGTAACCAGAAGAGAAGGGGATCGGAGAGTGATTCTTTAG
- a CDS encoding FG-GAP-like repeat-containing protein yields the protein MRFRSLTSHVTLPSLLARAAKKVQVMLFSAAAMTACWGLSVQPAMAQSFAPPDNYAVDALPRSLAAGDFNLDGRLDLAVVNSGSTAHSVSVLINTGDRTFERRDYPASQTPVSLAVGDLNLDGKPDLAVANQSGGVSVFLNTGNGAFASRVNYPTFAGPETVTIGDLNLDGKPDLAVANYQSDAVTVHFNNGNGTFAAPIGLATAREPMSVAVGDLNGDGKPDLAVANFISASVSVFLNNGNGTFAAKVDYRTDIGPRRVAIGDFNGDSRPDLVTANTDHITVSVFLNRGNGTFPDRGVDYLAGTNPISIAIADFNDDCRLDLVTASFTVGTNVSVLRNNGNGVFNTKVDFTAGPSPRAVTVGDFNNDGKLDLAVANYNHATVSVLLRLACDPLLTCDNSPPVIAAHPDVTAEATSASGAVVSYTSPTTSDAVDGVGVASCSPASGSTFSLGNTTVTCTATDTQGNSATPTSFRVSVADTTPPVTALTSVVDGSGTATADGGSTLSGSITFTFGGADAVGVAGFQCSLDGALYAPCAGPAAYSALAVGIHTFQVRAFDTAGNVSLPAIFTWTVLTPAQAIQNLVTAIGNMGLPANVENSLIAPLNNINPGNQSAACGKLDAFINQINAKSQNGQLTSAQASQLLQAASAIKAMLGC from the coding sequence ATGCGTTTCCGTAGCCTTACATCTCACGTCACCCTGCCCTCGCTATTGGCGAGAGCGGCAAAGAAAGTTCAGGTCATGCTATTTTCCGCCGCGGCGATGACGGCCTGTTGGGGGCTGAGCGTCCAACCCGCGATGGCGCAGTCTTTCGCTCCTCCCGATAACTACGCTGTTGACGCACTTCCCCGTTCACTCGCAGCCGGAGACTTCAATCTTGACGGCAGACTTGATCTAGCGGTGGTGAACTCCGGCTCGACCGCTCACTCAGTGAGCGTGCTCATCAACACCGGCGACCGCACGTTCGAAAGAAGGGATTACCCTGCCAGCCAGACTCCAGTTTCACTCGCGGTCGGAGACTTAAACCTCGATGGTAAGCCTGATCTGGCTGTAGCAAACCAGAGCGGCGGCGTGAGCGTGTTCCTCAACACCGGCAACGGAGCCTTCGCATCAAGGGTTAACTACCCTACTTTTGCCGGTCCGGAGACAGTCACAATCGGAGACTTGAATCTCGACGGCAAGCCTGATCTGGCGGTAGCAAACTATCAAAGCGACGCAGTAACCGTTCATTTCAATAACGGCAACGGGACCTTCGCCGCACCGATCGGACTCGCGACTGCCAGGGAGCCCATGTCTGTCGCAGTAGGAGACCTTAACGGTGATGGCAAGCCTGACCTCGCGGTGGCGAACTTTATCAGCGCCTCGGTGAGCGTCTTCCTTAATAATGGCAACGGTACCTTCGCTGCCAAGGTTGATTACCGTACTGATATTGGCCCCCGGAGGGTTGCAATCGGGGATTTCAACGGTGACAGCAGGCCTGATCTGGTGACGGCAAACACCGATCATATAACAGTGAGTGTCTTCCTCAACCGGGGCAACGGCACCTTCCCCGATAGGGGGGTTGATTACCTGGCTGGCACGAACCCCATTTCAATCGCAATCGCCGACTTCAACGATGATTGCAGGCTTGATCTGGTGACGGCAAGTTTCACTGTTGGCACCAACGTGAGCGTCCTTCGCAACAACGGGAATGGCGTCTTCAACACGAAGGTTGACTTCACGGCTGGCCCATCTCCCAGGGCGGTCACAGTCGGAGACTTCAACAATGATGGCAAACTTGATCTCGCGGTGGCGAACTACAACCATGCCACAGTGAGCGTGTTGCTTAGACTAGCGTGCGACCCACTTCTGACGTGCGACAATTCACCGCCCGTCATCGCAGCCCATCCGGACGTGACTGCTGAGGCCACCAGTGCTTCGGGCGCCGTGGTCAGCTACACGAGCCCAACGACTTCGGATGCCGTTGACGGAGTGGGGGTGGCGTCGTGCTCACCCGCTTCGGGGTCGACCTTTTCCTTGGGTAATACCACGGTGACCTGCACTGCGACCGACACGCAGGGAAACAGTGCCACGCCGACTAGCTTTAGGGTGTCTGTGGCGGATACGACGCCGCCGGTTACCGCCCTGACCTCAGTCGTAGACGGCAGCGGAACGGCTACAGCAGACGGAGGCTCAACGCTGTCCGGCTCCATCACGTTCACCTTTGGGGGCGCGGACGCTGTCGGGGTCGCGGGATTTCAGTGCAGCCTGGATGGGGCATTGTACGCTCCTTGCGCCGGCCCGGCAGCCTACTCGGCCTTGGCAGTAGGCATCCACACCTTCCAGGTGCGGGCGTTCGATACGGCAGGCAACGTAAGCCTCCCTGCTATCTTTACCTGGACTGTACTGACACCTGCTCAGGCCATCCAGAACCTTGTCACCGCCATCGGCAATATGGGACTGCCCGCGAACGTGGAGAACAGTCTGATAGCGCCGCTGAACAACATTAACCCCGGCAACCAGTCTGCTGCCTGCGGCAAGCTAGACGCATTCATCAACCAGATCAATGCCAAATCCCAAAACGGCCAGCTTACATCGGCCCAAGCCAGTCAACTCTTGCAGGCAGCCAGCGCTATAAAGGCCATGTTGGGCTGTTAG
- a CDS encoding class I SAM-dependent methyltransferase has translation MTAANGTFAHRRAQRALERQLEYQQQKAQKLRGHETQLISGMTQASAAVRAKLQQVHPLAENARVLEVGSGAHGLIFYFGSPNAIGVDPLAHHYSSLFPGWQREATTIGACGEALPFPDHSFDVVLCDNVVDHAESPAKIVSEIVRVLAPSGVLYFTVNVHHPIYSLASGIHGIWQRLGVRYEVGPFADHTVHLTVPGARELFARQPLRIVKQTTDLEVAKARAHNTRARHAGDRLKRVFFKNAVYEVIAVRE, from the coding sequence ATGACGGCCGCCAACGGAACCTTCGCCCATCGTCGCGCGCAGCGCGCGCTTGAGCGCCAACTTGAGTATCAGCAGCAGAAGGCGCAAAAACTTCGGGGGCACGAAACGCAGTTAATCTCGGGGATGACGCAAGCGTCAGCTGCAGTGCGCGCGAAATTGCAGCAAGTACATCCGCTCGCCGAGAACGCGCGCGTGTTGGAGGTCGGAAGCGGAGCGCACGGCTTGATCTTCTATTTCGGCTCGCCGAACGCCATCGGAGTAGATCCACTCGCGCATCACTACTCGTCACTGTTTCCGGGATGGCAAAGAGAGGCCACGACGATCGGCGCGTGCGGCGAAGCACTCCCCTTCCCGGACCATTCGTTCGACGTCGTCTTGTGCGACAACGTCGTGGATCACGCTGAATCGCCTGCCAAAATCGTCTCGGAAATTGTGCGCGTCCTGGCGCCTTCAGGCGTGCTCTACTTCACGGTGAATGTGCATCATCCGATCTATTCGCTAGCCTCGGGAATTCACGGAATTTGGCAGCGTTTGGGTGTTCGGTACGAAGTCGGCCCATTCGCGGATCACACCGTTCACCTGACAGTTCCGGGCGCCCGCGAGTTGTTCGCGCGGCAACCTTTACGCATCGTCAAACAGACAACGGATCTCGAAGTGGCAAAGGCCCGGGCCCACAACACGCGCGCGCGTCACGCCGGCGATCGTCTGAAACGCGTGTTTTTCAAGAACGCCGTTTACGAGGTGATAGCCGTTCGCGAGTGA
- a CDS encoding DUF1697 domain-containing protein, translated as MGGNSKTTAPVFVALLRGVNVGGNNIISMKSLKTSFEKLGFSDVSTYINSGNILFKAKERDARKLETKIEAMLSRDYNLGCKVVVRSLAEMASLIENLPQSWDGDKQWKYNVIFLRHSIDSDEVIKRLGPKPEIEKVVYYPGTLLWSARITDLSQTTMFKLSSQKLFQEMTVRNTNTTRKLYELMDKMVED; from the coding sequence ATGGGAGGAAACTCAAAGACCACGGCTCCTGTATTCGTCGCCCTCCTGCGCGGCGTAAACGTCGGCGGCAACAACATCATCAGCATGAAGTCGCTCAAGACAAGCTTCGAGAAGCTGGGTTTCAGCGACGTCAGCACCTACATCAACAGCGGCAACATCCTGTTTAAAGCCAAGGAACGCGACGCGCGCAAACTCGAAACAAAAATCGAGGCGATGCTGTCCCGCGACTACAACCTGGGCTGCAAAGTCGTGGTGCGAAGCCTCGCGGAAATGGCCAGTCTGATCGAGAATCTGCCGCAGAGCTGGGACGGCGACAAGCAGTGGAAGTACAACGTAATATTTCTCAGACACTCGATTGATTCCGACGAAGTGATTAAGCGTCTCGGACCTAAACCGGAAATTGAGAAGGTGGTTTATTATCCCGGCACGTTATTATGGTCGGCACGGATAACTGATTTGAGCCAGACGACGATGTTCAAGCTTTCGAGCCAGAAACTTTTTCAGGAAATGACCGTGCGAAATACGAATACGACGCGTAAGCTCTACGAACTCATGGACAAAATGGTGGAGGATTGA
- a CDS encoding sigma-54 dependent transcriptional regulator, whose translation MSKAKNKDTRILVVDDEPLMSDSLRQHLTDEGYAVDVSSSGTQAIDLFDGGAHHLVICDLQLPDMDGLELLRHMKDAKPSTEVIVVTGYGSVQVAVEAIKSGAFYFVEKPFDFEELSPLVEKALERRELVAETANMRRQLSTRAEYFNIIGSSKPMQTIYETIESVAKSDANVLIVGESGTGKELIANAVHYNSLRAKKPFIKVNCAALPKELIESELFGHTKGAFTGAHADKEGLVQHAAGGSLMLDEIAEMPVELQPKLLRVLQERSCRKIGSEKSYPVDFRLICSTNRMPADAIRDGLLRDDLFYRISTITIHVPPLRERMEDIQLLSDHFFKEYSEKYDRPLNGVSQSAYQRLFSHSWPGNVRELQNVIERAVLLAKGDRIEPVDLPFDNGTAPSATSPTMAWDVPPNMTLEDIEKFVIERTLQRTGGNKQKAANMLGIYRPRLYSKIKKYRIGSDAVSAN comes from the coding sequence ATGAGCAAAGCAAAGAACAAAGATACTCGGATTCTGGTTGTTGACGACGAACCGCTGATGAGCGATTCGCTGCGGCAACACCTCACGGATGAGGGTTACGCGGTTGATGTAAGTTCCAGCGGCACTCAAGCCATCGATCTTTTCGACGGTGGCGCGCATCACCTGGTCATTTGCGATCTGCAACTGCCGGACATGGACGGGCTCGAGTTGCTGCGTCACATGAAAGACGCAAAGCCGTCGACGGAAGTGATCGTGGTGACGGGCTACGGATCAGTGCAAGTCGCGGTCGAGGCAATTAAATCAGGGGCGTTCTACTTCGTCGAGAAACCATTCGACTTTGAAGAGTTGTCGCCGCTGGTTGAGAAGGCCCTCGAGCGGCGCGAGCTGGTGGCTGAGACCGCGAACATGCGACGGCAACTCTCGACGCGCGCTGAGTACTTCAACATCATCGGATCGTCGAAACCGATGCAGACGATCTACGAAACGATCGAGTCAGTCGCGAAGTCCGACGCAAACGTTTTGATCGTCGGCGAGTCCGGCACGGGCAAAGAACTCATCGCCAACGCAGTGCACTACAATTCGCTGCGCGCGAAGAAGCCTTTCATCAAAGTGAACTGCGCAGCTTTGCCAAAAGAACTGATCGAATCCGAATTATTCGGTCACACCAAAGGCGCCTTCACCGGCGCTCATGCCGACAAAGAAGGCCTCGTGCAACACGCCGCCGGTGGCTCGCTGATGCTGGACGAAATCGCGGAAATGCCTGTGGAGTTGCAGCCGAAACTGCTGCGCGTACTTCAGGAACGCAGTTGCCGCAAAATCGGTTCAGAGAAGAGCTATCCGGTGGATTTCCGCCTGATTTGCTCGACCAATCGCATGCCGGCCGATGCCATCCGCGACGGACTTTTGCGCGACGACCTTTTTTATCGCATCTCGACCATCACCATCCACGTGCCGCCTCTGCGCGAGCGGATGGAAGACATTCAGTTACTCAGCGATCACTTTTTCAAAGAGTATTCCGAGAAGTACGACCGGCCACTTAATGGCGTGTCGCAGTCAGCCTACCAGCGTCTCTTCTCTCATTCCTGGCCCGGTAACGTCCGCGAACTGCAGAACGTCATCGAGCGTGCGGTGCTTTTGGCTAAGGGCGATCGCATCGAACCCGTCGATCTGCCTTTCGACAACGGCACTGCGCCGTCTGCTACTTCACCGACGATGGCCTGGGATGTTCCACCTAATATGACCCTCGAGGACATCGAGAAGTTCGTCATCGAGCGCACCCTGCAACGGACCGGCGGTAACAAGCAGAAAGCTGCAAATATGCTTGGCATTTACCGGCCGCGCCTTTACAGTAAGATCAAGAAGTATCGGATTGGCTCGGACGCCGTGAGCGCGAACTAA
- a CDS encoding response regulator, with product MREKELFLVVEDFEDSRFMMRRLLEMAGHSVIEATDGEQAVEVALSEHPDLILMDLSLPKLDGLAATRRIRECEEFRDVPIVAVSAHDGAESREAALAAGCNEYVTKPIDFDQLNNLITRFLAKNGE from the coding sequence ATGAGAGAGAAAGAACTCTTCCTGGTTGTTGAGGATTTCGAAGATAGTCGCTTCATGATGCGGCGTCTGCTCGAGATGGCTGGTCATAGTGTGATCGAAGCAACCGACGGCGAGCAGGCAGTTGAGGTGGCTTTGAGCGAGCATCCTGACTTAATCCTCATGGACCTGAGTCTGCCGAAGCTTGATGGCCTGGCCGCCACGAGACGAATTCGTGAGTGTGAAGAGTTCCGCGATGTGCCGATCGTCGCGGTTTCAGCGCATGATGGTGCTGAATCGCGCGAAGCGGCGCTCGCGGCTGGATGTAACGAGTACGTAACGAAGCCCATCGATTTTGATCAACTCAATAATCTGATTACCCGCTTCCTGGCGAAGAACGGGGAGTAA